DNA from Acetobacter aceti NBRC 14818:
TTACCGCCAATGTCGGACGGCGTGGCGCGAAGCGGATTCCGTTCAAGACCACGATGGACGCGGCGATTGCGCTGCGTGGCGAGGCTTCGACAGTCCGACGCGTGCTGGTGGTCGAGGTGACGGATGATACGGTGCCGCTGACAGAAGGGCGTGATGCGCTGCTGACACCTCTGCTGGAAGCAGCGCCGACAACGTGCGAGCCGGAAGCGATGAACGCGACCGACCCGCTGTTCCTGCTGTACACCTCTGGCAGCACTGGCAAGCCGAAAGGCATTGTGCATGGCACTGGCGGCTATCTCACATGGGCGTCCTACACTCATGAACTGATCTTCGATCACCAGCAGGGCGACGTGTTCTGGTGCACCGCCGATATCGGCTGGATCACGGGGCATACCTACGTGGCTTATGGGCCGCTCGCCAACGGTGCGACCCTGATGCTGTTTGAAGGCATGCCGTCTCACCCCATGCCGGGCCGCTGGTGGGATGTGATCCAGAAGCACGGAGTCACGACGTTCTACACCTCGCCAACCGCGATCAGGGCGCTGATGAGCGAAGGCAATGAGATTCCCGCTGCCTATGACTTGTCGAGCCTCCGGGTGCTGGGATCTGTCGGCGAGCCGATCAATCATGAGGCATGGACCTGGTTTCATGACGTGATTGGCGGAGGGCGGTGTGCGCTGGTCGATACCTGGTGGCAGACGGAAACCGGCGGTGCGATGATCTCACTGGTGCCGTATGCTGTCGAACCGCGCCCTGCCTCGGCCACGCTGCCGCTGCCGGGTGTCAATCCTGTGCTGCTGGATGAAAAAGGCACGCCACTGGATGGGGCTGTCGAAGGCATTCTGTGCATTGATGGTTCATGGCCGGGGCGTGCCCTGACCATCTGGAATGATGACGCCCTGTTCCAGACAACCTACCTCAAGCCGTATCCCGGTCACTATTTTACGGGTGACGGTGCTCGTCGTGATGTGGATGGTTATTACTGGATCACGGGGCGCGTGGACGATGTGATTAACGTGTCCGGTCACCGTATCGGCTCGGCGGAAATTGAGGATGCCATTTCGGAAATTCACGATATTTCTGAAAGCTCTGCCGTGGGAATTCCTCACGACATCAAGGGGCAGGGCCTTGTGGTCTATATCGTGCCGCATGAGGGGCTGAGCGAAGAGCAGATGGCTGGCCTGAAGGATCAGGTTATCAAGATCATCGCCTGCAAGGTGGGGCGTTATGCGGTGCCGGAGGCGGTCTATGTCGTGCCGGATCTCCCCAAGACGCGGTCGGGCAAGAATGTCCGCAGGCTCATGCGCAAGATTGCCTGTGGCGAGACGGAAGGGTTTGGCGACCTGTCCACGCTGGCCAATCCGGGGATCGTGGGCGAGTTGATCAGGATCGTCGGAAAAGCCTGATTTTACGGAAGGGATTCAAAGTAACCGGGATCAAAGGGACTGTGTCCCTTTGTGGGGTCTGGGGCAAAGCCCCATAAAACCGTGACTTATTTGACAGCCGCTTCCTCAGCGACCTTTTTTCGGAAAACATCCACCGAAATGGCGGCCGCTTCCAGAATGTGATCCCGGGTCAGGCGGGCGCACAGCTCCGGGTCGCGGGCGCGGCAGGCGTCGAGTATGGCCTTGTGCTCACGGTCCGTGATGGCCTTGCGCCCCTCGATCACCAGATGCCCGCGGATGTAACGATCCAGCTTGATGTGCAGGTCTTCGATCATTTCCAGCAGGCGGGGACGTCTGGCGGCGGCATAAATGGCGTTGTGGAACGCCCTGTTCAGGCTACCCGAATGGGCCACACCATCCTGCACAAAGGCTTCGTAGGCATCTTCGACATGGGCGAGATCCACCCGTGTCATGTTGCGCACGCCCTCCAGGGCGGCCTGTTCTTCCAGCAGGGCGCGGATGCGGGAATATTCGAGAATATCCTCTTCATCGAGACCAATGACCACAGCTCCGCGATTAGGCAGACAGGTGACGAACCCTTCTGCCTCCAGCCGCTTGAGTGCTTCCCGGACAGGAATGATGCTGACCCCGAATCCATTGGCAAGCTCGGATTGCGGGAGCGCCTGTCCGGTCTGGATAATATCCGCGAGGATGGCGTTTCGCAGGGCGATACAGATCGTTTCAGCTGCGGTGCCATGCGCGATGGTTTCTACACTGGCAAAAAGTCGGGTCGGCAGCATTCAGTCGGCATTCCGGTCAGAGGAAAATCTGGAGGCGGAATGCATCATACCATAATCGTAATGTTTGGTCAGGCCGCAATTCCGCGAGGGGAGAGAGCCTCTGTCATAGCGAGGCATCTCCTATAATATAATATATTGCAGTGATTATATTTCTATGACATGGGAGAAATTATCATTGTGATACCGCAACCAGATGGGTCAGCATCGTATCCGGGCTGACACTCTGGCCGGCCTTTTGGAATGTCGCTCCCATGACAGCAACACAGCTTTCCGACTCAGCCTCCGTTTCAGACTTTGCATCCCTGCCGCCGCTGAGAAAGGCCATCATCAACGCCTTTCGCCAGCCTGAAGCCTTATGTGTCGAGGCTCTGACACCCGCCGCGACCCTGACGGGTGAACAGAATGCTGCCGCGACCGGCGTCGCTTCCCGTTTGACGGAGACGCTGCGCGCCCGTCGGAATCCGGGACTTGTCGAAACGCTGGTGCAGGAGTTTTCCCTGTCCACGGTGGAAGGTGTGGCGCTGATGTGCCTCGCCGAGGCGTTGCTGCGTATTCCGGATACGGCGACACGCGACGCGCTGATTCAGGACAAGATCGGGGAAAGCGACTGGCTCTCGCATGTCGCACGCGGCAAGCCGATGTTCGCCAATGCGGCGGCATGGGGACTGGCGCTGACCGGTCGGCTCATGGGCGATCATGACGAGAAGCGTCTGTCCGGTGCGCTCATGGGTTTTGTCGAGCGCAGTTCCATGCCGGTCGTGCGCAAGGCCGTCGATGCCGCCATGCGTCTGATGGGCGAGCAGTTCGTGCTCGGGCAGACCATCGAACAGGCCCGCAAGAACAGTCAGAAACTGGAAGAGGTGGGCTTCAGCTATTCCTACGACATGCTGGGTGAGGCGGCTTACACCGCCGCCGATGCCGAGCGTTACCGGCAGGATTACATCAAGGCGATTGATGTGATCGGGCGGAGTGCTAAGGGTGCGAATGTTTACGAACGCCCCGGTATCTCCATCAAGCTGTCGGCCCTGCATCCCCGTTATTCCCGTGCCCAGCGTGACCGGGTGATGAATGAACTGCTGCCGATCGTGCAGGATCTCGTTCTGCGGGCGCGGCGCTATGACATCGGGATCAACATCGACGCCGAGGAAACCGAACGCCTTGATCTGTCGCTCGATATTCTGGAAGCGCTGTGTGCCACGCCGGGACTGGAAGGCTGGAACGGCATCGGCTTTGTCGTGCAGGCTTACGGAAAGCGTGCGCCTTTTGCGCTGGATTTCATCATTGATCTGGCACGTCGGACGAAGCATCGCATCATGGTGCGTCTGGTCAAAGGCGCTTACTGGGATAGCGAAATCAAGAAAACGCAGGTCGAGGGGCTGAGCGACTTTCCGGTCTATACCCGCAAGTGTCACACGGACATCAGTTACATTGCCTGCGCCCGTAAGCTGCTTGATGCACGGGATGCAATCTTCCCGCAGTTCGCCTCGCACAACGCCCGTACGCTGGCGACCATCTACACGCTGGCTGGCCCGGACTTTCATGTCGGTTCCTACGAGTTTCAGTGTCTGCATGGCATGGGCGAGCCGCTTTATCGTCAGGTGGTCGGTGTGGACAAACTGAACCGTCCGGCCCGCATTTACGCGCCAGTCGGCACGCATAAGACGTTGCTGGCTTATCTCGTGCGTCGTCTGCTGGAAAATGGTGCGAATTCGTCCTTTGTGAATCAGATTGGCGATACTGCCATTCCTGTCGCCAAATTGATTGAAGATCCGATTGAGGTTGCTCGGCGCTACACACCGTATGGTGCGCCGCATTCGGAAATTCGCAAGCCGGCAGACATGTTTGCGCCGGAGCGGACAAACTCGGCGGGTGTGGATCTGGCCGACGAGCGCGTTCTGTCCGAACTGGATGCCAGCATCCGTAACGCGCCCCGCATACTGGACGCTGGTCCGATTGTTTCTGGCAAGACGATCACCACGGGTCCGAAACAGGATGTGACCAATCCGTCTGACCGACGCGATGTTGTGGGGTCGGTCGTCTGGGCGACGCCGGAAGTGGTGACGCAGGCTGTCGATGCCGCCGTGAAAGGGCAGACGGCATGGGCTGAAAAGAACCCTGCCGAGCGGACTGCTGTTCTTGCAAAAGCCGCTGATATTCTGGAAGAGCGTCATCCGGCGCTCATGGCTCTTCTCGGGCGCGAGGCGGGAAAATCCCTACCGAATTCCGTGGCTGAAGTGCGTGAGGCTGTCGATTTCCTGCGCTATTATGGCGCGACCATCCTGCGTGATTTCAACAACGATACGCACAAGCCGCTGGGTGTAGTGACCTGCATCAGTCCGTGGAATTTCCCGCTGGCGATTTTCCTTGGGCAGGTCTCGGCCGCGCTGGCGGCAGGTAATGCGGTCATTGCAAAACCGGCTGAAGAAACACCGCTGATTGCAGCCGAGGCGGTAAAGATCATGCACGAAGCAGGCGTTCCTGTGGATGTGCTGCATCTCCTGCCGGGTGAGGGCGATGTTGGAGCCGCCGCCGTGGCCGATGAGCGTGTGATGGGCGTGATGTTCACCGGCTCGACGATGGTGGCGCAGTTGATCAATCGCCAGCTTGAAGGGCGTCGCACGGCGACAGGTCAGCCTGTTCCGTTTGTGGCTGAAACAGGCGGCCAGAATGCAATGATTGTCGACTCTTCTGCTCTTGCGGAACAGGTGGTTGTCGATGTGCTGGCGTCCGCTTTTGATAGTGCAGGTCAGCGTTGTTCGGCACTTCGTGTGCTCTGTGTGCAGGAAGACTGTGCCGACCATGTCCTGACCATGCTACGCGGCGCAATGGACGAACTGCGGATCGGTAATCCGGCGGAACTGTCCTGCGATGTCGGGCCGGTCATCACAGAGGAAGCTGCGGCAGGAATCACGAAACATATTGATGTATTCCGCAAGCGTAAGGCACCGGTCACTTCCTTGAAATTGCCTGAAGAGTGCGCGAATGGCAGCTTTGTTCCGCCGACCCTGATCGAGGTGCACAGCATCCGCGAGATCGGTCCGGAGGTGTTCGGTCCCGTTCTGCATGTGGTGCGCTATCAGCGTGACCGGCTGGATGATCTGCTGAAGGACATCAACGATACTGGCTATGGTCTGACGTTTGGTCTGCACACACGTCTGGATTCCATGGTGAAGCATGTGCTGTCGCGGATTGATGCTGGCAATCTCTACGTTAATCGCAACACCATTGGCGCTGTCGTCGGTGTGCAGCCGTTTGGAGGACGTGGACTGTCTGGTACAGGACCGAAAGCCGGTGGTCCGTTGATCCTGCGTCGTCTGCTGGCAGAAGTTCCTGCCATCGAAAAAGAAGGTGTTAGTCAGGTGACGCCGGAAAAGACGATGTGGACGGACTGGCTATGCGGTCGGGGTGACGTGCGAGCCCAGAAGGTTTCCCGTGACTGCTCAAGTCGTTCGCTGTTTGGTGAGGAGCGCGTCCTGCCGGGGCCGGTTGGTGAGCAGAACCTGTATCGTCTGACGGCGCGTGGGGCGGTGCTATGTATCCCCGTCACGCAGGAAGGGCTGTTTGACCAGATTTCATTCGCCCTGTCGGGAGGCAACGAGGTGCTGATTCTTGCGCCTGCTGAGCTGACGGGATGGATCGAGACGCTGCCTTTCAGACTGAAACCATTTATCCGCCTTGTGACGAGTGCGACTGCGGAACCCTGTGCGGTGTTGCTGGGTGAGGAAGACAACGACGCTTTCCGTCAGGCTCGTAAGGAACTGGCGGAGGGCAATGGGCCGATTGTCTCGGCCTATCTGACCGGAACGTCACTGCCGCATTCTGAAAGCGTGCTGGAGGAGCAGTCCCGCAGCACCAACACGACCGCAGCGGGTGGAAACGCCAGCCTGATGACTCTGGGGTGAAAACTGTCCCACAAAAAAAATCTATAAACTGTAAGAAAGTTTTTGGTGAAGCTTTTTTCAAAAAGCTTCAGAAACGCCGCTTTTTTAGAAGGAGGCAGCTCCAAAAAACCTTCATCGTGAGACAAAAGCGAAAAACCGGAAGCGCAGCGTTTCCGGTTTTTCGCTGGTCGTGAACGGGTGGCAGGATATGGTGCGAGGCTGAAAACGTCGGAAGGATCAGGGGCCGGTCGGGTCGTCTGAGACCGGCTAGCTGACAGGTGATCGCCATGACTAAGGTTCTCGTTCTTTATTATTCCTCCTACGGCCATATCGAAACGATGGCTCACGCCGTGGCGGAAGGCGTGCGGGCTGCCGGAGCAGACGTCACTGTAAAGCGTGTGCCGGAACTGGTGCCGGAAGAAGTTGCGAAAAACAGCCATTTCAAGCTGGAACAGGCTGCTCCGCTCGCGACGACGGCGGAACTGGTCGAATATGACGCCATCATCGTCGGCGCACCGACCCGCTTCGGACGCCTTCCTTCCCAGATGGCGAATTTCTGGGATCAGACCGGCGGTCTTTGGGCAAAAGGCGCTCTACTTGGGAAAGTTGGCGCGGCGTTTACGTCAACGGCGAGCCAGCATGGCGGTCAGGAAACCACTCTCTATTCCATCCTGAGCAATCTTATTCACCATGGCATGGTGATCACAGGTCTGCCTTACAGTTTTCAGGGACAGATGACAGTGGATGAAGTCGCTGGTGGTTCGCCTTATGGCGCAACGACCATTGCTTCTGGCGATGGCTCACGGCAGCCAAGCACCATCGAACTGGACGGCGCGAAATATCTGGGCGGTCATGTTGCTGGAATTGCGGCCAAACTGCACGGATAAGATCTGAATGTCATAGCGCGTTGCGGCGAACCGCCAGTTCACTCCGATGGTAAAAGGAGGCACGCGGGTGTCCTGCTGTGGCGCGCTCAGGCGTTTTCTTGCTGACTTCCCGGTTTTCCAGAAAGACACCTAGCTGGAGAATGAGGTCAGAAAGTCTGGTATGAAATGCCGAATAATGATTGATCTTGTTTTAGTATTTATGATGGATATCTTCTGTTTTTTAAAGCTATAGTATTGGGATTCTATCAACTAAGGATAGCAGGCGTTGCAATTGAGTTTTTATGAGAACGTATGAATGGGATGGGGCCAGATTTCTGGCTTCTGAACCAAAGGTGCTGAATGGGTATATTGCATACGTTCGACGCTATGGTTCGGGCTGGCGTGAAGTCCGTGAGGCGGTCCGAATGGTAAGAAAGGCCAGACGGCTGGCGGCTTGTGGACCAGTTGTGCCATTCAGGCGCGCTCCTCGTAATGGAAAATTATTTATAAGATCAGGATAATATGTAAATGCCTTCTTTGAAGGTGTTTTTTGAAGAAATGAGTGAAATCGTCGCGGGTACGTTTGTCTGAATGACTGTCGTTAAACGCATTTTATGACTGCTTTTCAGCAGGAGTTCTCATTCTCCTGTGCCCAAGGCATCCTGGTGAAAGCTTCTGTTAGATAATCCATCACCACAGTGACTCGCAGCGGGCGGCGTGTGCTGGGAGGCGTGACCAGATAGATCCCGATCGCCGGGACGTTCCATTCGGGTAGAAGTGGAATGAAACGACCGTCTCTCACCCCTTCCCAGATCATGAATTCTGGAAAAATCCCGTAACCCAGACCAGCTTCCAGAGACGGCAGAAAGGCTTCTGCGTTGTTGGCGCGTATCAGCGCCTGCTGAGATAACATGAAAACATCGCCATTCTGGTGGATCAGTTTCAGGCTGCCGGGTGTATTTGTGTTGGTGTAGACAAAGCCTTTCAGTTTTGAGAGGTCTTCCGGATGTATGATGGAACCGACCCGTTCACACCAGACTGGGGTTGCGACGAGCATCAGTCGCACCGAGCAGAGTTTTCTGACTTTCAGAGTTGAGTCCGCGAGGGATGCGATACGGATGGCCATGTCGAACCCGTCCGCGACCAGATCCGTCAGTGCATCGCTGAAGTGAATGTCGAGCTCAAGATCAGGATGGCGGCTCAGCAGGGCAGGGAGCATGGGAGAGAGATGCTCTGTGCCAAAGGTCATTGGAGCGGCGATCCTGACCACACCGGAAGGAATGCGCGTGCTGTCAC
Protein-coding regions in this window:
- the wrbA gene encoding NAD(P)H:quinone oxidoreductase; the encoded protein is MTKVLVLYYSSYGHIETMAHAVAEGVRAAGADVTVKRVPELVPEEVAKNSHFKLEQAAPLATTAELVEYDAIIVGAPTRFGRLPSQMANFWDQTGGLWAKGALLGKVGAAFTSTASQHGGQETTLYSILSNLIHHGMVITGLPYSFQGQMTVDEVAGGSPYGATTIASGDGSRQPSTIELDGAKYLGGHVAGIAAKLHG
- the acs gene encoding acetate--CoA ligase; amino-acid sequence: MLSTPRLTPESYKRLVETARNDPEAFWLRESRRLEWSTLPTTAVDAENGWFADGSLNVSVNCLDRHLATRGDQAAIIWQGEEDSNVLRLTYRDLHARVCALANILRDSGVKRGDRVAIHLPAVVEGIIAMQACARIGAMHMVLFGGFSAEAIADRLADSGAAVVITANVGRRGAKRIPFKTTMDAAIALRGEASTVRRVLVVEVTDDTVPLTEGRDALLTPLLEAAPTTCEPEAMNATDPLFLLYTSGSTGKPKGIVHGTGGYLTWASYTHELIFDHQQGDVFWCTADIGWITGHTYVAYGPLANGATLMLFEGMPSHPMPGRWWDVIQKHGVTTFYTSPTAIRALMSEGNEIPAAYDLSSLRVLGSVGEPINHEAWTWFHDVIGGGRCALVDTWWQTETGGAMISLVPYAVEPRPASATLPLPGVNPVLLDEKGTPLDGAVEGILCIDGSWPGRALTIWNDDALFQTTYLKPYPGHYFTGDGARRDVDGYYWITGRVDDVINVSGHRIGSAEIEDAISEIHDISESSAVGIPHDIKGQGLVVYIVPHEGLSEEQMAGLKDQVIKIIACKVGRYAVPEAVYVVPDLPKTRSGKNVRRLMRKIACGETEGFGDLSTLANPGIVGELIRIVGKA
- a CDS encoding LysR family transcriptional regulator — its product is MRLPDFEAWAIFVKVAEHGSFARAAEAIQLSTPTVSKAVSRLEAHLGIALFNRTSRQLSLTETGRDTLLHARRMLADAEAAESEARDSTRIPSGVVRIAAPMTFGTEHLSPMLPALLSRHPDLELDIHFSDALTDLVADGFDMAIRIASLADSTLKVRKLCSVRLMLVATPVWCERVGSIIHPEDLSKLKGFVYTNTNTPGSLKLIHQNGDVFMLSQQALIRANNAEAFLPSLEAGLGYGIFPEFMIWEGVRDGRFIPLLPEWNVPAIGIYLVTPPSTRRPLRVTVVMDYLTEAFTRMPWAQENENSC
- a CDS encoding GntR family transcriptional regulator, yielding MLPTRLFASVETIAHGTAAETICIALRNAILADIIQTGQALPQSELANGFGVSIIPVREALKRLEAEGFVTCLPNRGAVVIGLDEEDILEYSRIRALLEEQAALEGVRNMTRVDLAHVEDAYEAFVQDGVAHSGSLNRAFHNAIYAAARRPRLLEMIEDLHIKLDRYIRGHLVIEGRKAITDREHKAILDACRARDPELCARLTRDHILEAAAISVDVFRKKVAEEAAVK
- the putA gene encoding bifunctional proline dehydrogenase/L-glutamate gamma-semialdehyde dehydrogenase PutA, coding for MTATQLSDSASVSDFASLPPLRKAIINAFRQPEALCVEALTPAATLTGEQNAAATGVASRLTETLRARRNPGLVETLVQEFSLSTVEGVALMCLAEALLRIPDTATRDALIQDKIGESDWLSHVARGKPMFANAAAWGLALTGRLMGDHDEKRLSGALMGFVERSSMPVVRKAVDAAMRLMGEQFVLGQTIEQARKNSQKLEEVGFSYSYDMLGEAAYTAADAERYRQDYIKAIDVIGRSAKGANVYERPGISIKLSALHPRYSRAQRDRVMNELLPIVQDLVLRARRYDIGINIDAEETERLDLSLDILEALCATPGLEGWNGIGFVVQAYGKRAPFALDFIIDLARRTKHRIMVRLVKGAYWDSEIKKTQVEGLSDFPVYTRKCHTDISYIACARKLLDARDAIFPQFASHNARTLATIYTLAGPDFHVGSYEFQCLHGMGEPLYRQVVGVDKLNRPARIYAPVGTHKTLLAYLVRRLLENGANSSFVNQIGDTAIPVAKLIEDPIEVARRYTPYGAPHSEIRKPADMFAPERTNSAGVDLADERVLSELDASIRNAPRILDAGPIVSGKTITTGPKQDVTNPSDRRDVVGSVVWATPEVVTQAVDAAVKGQTAWAEKNPAERTAVLAKAADILEERHPALMALLGREAGKSLPNSVAEVREAVDFLRYYGATILRDFNNDTHKPLGVVTCISPWNFPLAIFLGQVSAALAAGNAVIAKPAEETPLIAAEAVKIMHEAGVPVDVLHLLPGEGDVGAAAVADERVMGVMFTGSTMVAQLINRQLEGRRTATGQPVPFVAETGGQNAMIVDSSALAEQVVVDVLASAFDSAGQRCSALRVLCVQEDCADHVLTMLRGAMDELRIGNPAELSCDVGPVITEEAAAGITKHIDVFRKRKAPVTSLKLPEECANGSFVPPTLIEVHSIREIGPEVFGPVLHVVRYQRDRLDDLLKDINDTGYGLTFGLHTRLDSMVKHVLSRIDAGNLYVNRNTIGAVVGVQPFGGRGLSGTGPKAGGPLILRRLLAEVPAIEKEGVSQVTPEKTMWTDWLCGRGDVRAQKVSRDCSSRSLFGEERVLPGPVGEQNLYRLTARGAVLCIPVTQEGLFDQISFALSGGNEVLILAPAELTGWIETLPFRLKPFIRLVTSATAEPCAVLLGEEDNDAFRQARKELAEGNGPIVSAYLTGTSLPHSESVLEEQSRSTNTTAAGGNASLMTLG